Proteins found in one Takifugu flavidus isolate HTHZ2018 chromosome 7, ASM371156v2, whole genome shotgun sequence genomic segment:
- the abl2 gene encoding tyrosine-protein kinase ABL2, which yields MGQQVGRVGEGTSTGLQPPQPHATQTHQAKGIRGSGAGRRPREPGSITGTPPSRTPAVNVPDPGINIFTQHSEALHRPFGLDSAALTEAVRWSSKENLLGAAESDPNLFVALYDFVASGDNTLSITKGEKLRVLGYNQNGEWSEVRSKNGQGWVPSNYITPVNSLEKHSWYHGPVSRSAAEYLLSSLINGSFLVRESESSPGQLSISLRYEGRVYHYRINTASDGKVYVTSESRFATLAELVHHHSTVADGLVTTLHYPAPKCNKPTVYGVSPIHDKWEMERTDITMKHKLGGGQYGEVYVGVWKKYNLTVAVKTLKEDTMEVEEFLKEAAVMKEVKHPNLVQLLGVCTLEPPFYIVTEYMPHGNLLDYLRDCDKEEVNAVVLLYMATQISSAMEYLEKKNFIHRDLAARNCLVGENHVVKVADFGLSRLMTGDTYTAHAGAKFPIKWTAPESLAYNTFSIKSDVWAFGVLLWEIATYGMSPYPGIDLSQVYDLLEKGYRMEQPEGCPPKVYELMRACWQWSPLDRPSFAEIHQAFETMFHDSSISEEVAEELCKTAAGHCGPLHSFCADMPLLPSKSRTLHKHTENKENIEGGLDGRPDQATLSHSGWASALFGGDGRTGSSPALPRKQQPRDKSPGSLLEDAQDMGTFIRDRKTGFFSSFIKKKSSSSSSSPSSQLQQNLPTPPKRSSSFREMETQPHKKYEPTAEFNAPPPLPQSDSLGGFSASPSHSHGEPAQGQSRCCGAAFGQKPSGGGLSSQVTSGSSWGGLAGFFTPRLIKKTLGLRTGKTTSSEDGGSIAAGLKPFPRSNSTSSMSAGLLDLERMALTLPRNRSAKSPLERTASTTSQPENGATRPSECLLRRMDEGTAQIRERPKAKLLPRGTSVGARAPGVGGEVGESDSSSRVKGPRDENGGGLDRQQSWPSPSKTSTLSASSTAAGAMTHNHKVPVLISPTQKHSPADVHLVGLDSQGNRFKLLSDQQADRDRPRLVKPKCAPPPPPNVRSLQQSYSGDGEEQLAGVPSEVNGDTLKSNRSGRTSGGVTMGRPSVPPPQVPPASSSSLSSSCSASTNTIPAKMANGAATTASSHTAASKVALRRTRQQAERVPLERISREALLECAKYLSSALHASSESPASSQVLDAGHQLLDYCSGYVDCIPQMRNKFAFREAVGKLELSLQELRASSSGGGGLSGVGPNTVLDNLHSCIKEISDVVQR from the exons ATGGGGCAGCAGGTAGGCCGCGTCGGTGAGGGCACATCGACCGGACTCCAGCCACCACAGCCCCACGCGACCCAGACGCACCAAGCGAAGGGGATCCGGGGGAGCGGCGCCGGGAGAAGACCCCGAGAACCCGGCAGTATCACCGGGACTCCGCCGAGCAGGACGCCTGCGGTTAACGTGCCCGACCCAGGAATTAATATCTTCACGCAGCACTCGG AAGCTCTCCATCGGCCGTTCGGCCTGGACTCTGCGGCTCTCACGGAGGCTGTACGCTGGAGCTCCAAAGAGAACCTGCTGGGGGCAGCGGAAAGTGACCCGAACCTCTTTGTTGCACTTTATGACTTTGTTGCCAGCGGAGACAACACGCTGAGTATCACTAAAG GTGAGAAGCTCCGCGTGCTCGGCTACAACCAGAATGGAGAATGGAGTGAAGTGCGCTCAAAGAATGGTCAAGGTTGGGTGCCCTCCAACTACATCACGCCAGTCAACAGTCTGGAAAAGCATAGCTGGTACCATGGGCCGGTGTCACGCAGCGCAGCCGAGTACTTGCTCTCTTCCCTAATAAACGGCAGTTTCCTAGTCAGAGAAAGTGAAAGCAGCCCGGGACAGCTGTCCATCTCTCTGCGGTATGAGGGGAGAGTCTACCACTACCGGATCAACACGGCCTCTGATGGAAAG GTTTATGTGACATCCGAAAGCCGTTTCGCCACGCTGGCCGAGCTGGTCCACCACCACTCCACTGTAGCTGACGGCCTTGTAACCACCCTGCACTACCCAGCACCGAAATGTAACAAGCCCACAGTGTATGGTGTGTCACCTATCCACGATAAGTGGGAGATGGAGCGCACAGATATCACCATGAAGCACAAGCTGGGAGGAGGCCAGTATGGGGAGGTGTACGTGGGAGTCTGGAAGAAGTACAACCTGACTGTAGCTGTGAAAACACTAAAG GAGGACACAATGGAAGTGGAAGAATTCCTGAAAGAAGCAGCAGTGATGAAAGAGGTTAAACACCCTAACCTTGTTCAGCTACTTG gtgtgtgtaCCCTGGAGCCTCCATTCTACATCGTGACAGAGTATATGCCACACGGCAACCTTCTGGACTACTTGAGAGATTGTGACAAAGAGGAGGTGAATGCAGTGGTGCTGCTATACATGGCCACACAAATCTCCTCTGCCATGGAATACCTGGAGAAAAAGAACTTTATACACAG GGATCTGGCTGCAAGGAACTGCTTGGTTGGTGAGAATCATGTTGTGAAAGTTGCGGACTTTGGCTTAAGCAGGCTAATGACCGGTGACACGTACACTGCCCACGCTGGGGCCAAGTTTCCCATTAAGTGGACAGCACCAGAAAGCCTTGCGTACAATACCTTCTCCATCAAGTCTGATGTGTGGG cCTTTGGTGTACTGTTGTGGGAAATTGCCACCTATGGCATGTCTCCATACCCCGGCATTGACTTGTCTCAGGTGTACGACCTCCTGGAGAAAGGTTACCGTATGGAGCAACCCGAGGGATGTCCACCCAAAGTCTATGAACTCATGAGAGCAT GCTGGCAGTGGAGTCCACTGGACCGGCCTTCGTTTGCAGAGATCCATCAAGCCTTTGAAACCATGTTCCATGATTCCAGCATCTCTGAAG AGGTAGCAGAGGAACTGTGTAAGACAGCAGCCGGTCACTGTGGACCACTGCACTCTTTCTGTGCCGACATGCCCCTGTTGCCTTCCAAATCTCGTACACTTCACAAgcacacagaaaataaagaaaacattgaGGGCGGACTGGACGGACGACCTGACCAGGCAACACTCAGTCACTCAG GCTGGGCTTCTGCTCTGTTTGGAGGAGATGGCCGCACAGGCAGCTCCCCAGCTCTGCCAAGAAAACAGCAGCCACGAGATAAATCTCCAGGCAGCCTTTTAGAGGATGCACAGGATATGGGCACATTTATTAGAGACCGCAAGACTGGCTTCTTTAGCTCTTTCATAAAGAAGaaatcttcctcctcatcttcctctccctcctcccagcTACAGCAGAACCTCCCGACACCACCCAAGAGGAGCAGCTCTTTCCGAGAAATGGAAACGCAGCCACACAAAAAATACGAACCCACAGCTGAATTtaacgccccccctcccctgccccaGTCAGACAGTCTTGGTGGCTTCTCGGCATCTCCGTCCCACTCGCACGGGGAACCCGCCCAAGGTCAGTCCCGGTGCTGTGGGGCGGCGTTTGGACAGAAGCCCTCAGGTGGAGGCCTTAGTTCACAGGTGACAAGTGGGAGTAGCTGGGGAGGATTGGCTGGGTTTTTTACCCCAAGACTCATCAAAAAAACCCTGGGGCTTCGGACTGGCAAGACCACCTCTTCAGAAGATGGTGGAAGCATAGCTGCAGGGCTTAAGCCTTTCCCTAGGTCTAATTCTACCTCCTCGATGTCTGCTGGGTTGCTAGACCTGGAGCGGATGGCTCTGACTTTACCAAGGAACCGAAGTGCAAAGTCCCCCCTGGAGAGGACTGCTTCCACAACCTCCCAGCCAGAAAACGGGGCCACACGTCCTTCAGAATGCCTGCTGaggaggatggatgagggaaCCGCACAGATCAGGGAAAGGCCAAAAGCCAAGCTACTACCCCGGGGCACGTCTGTAGGAGCGAGGGCACCAGGGGTCGGCGGGGAGGTTGGGGAATCAGACAGTTCGTCTAGGGTCAAGGGGCCCAGAGACGAGAACGGGGGAGGCCtagacaggcagcagagttGGCCGTCTCCCTCTAAGACCTCTACTTTAAGTGCTTCGTCGACTGCAGCAGGTGCAATGACTCACAACCACAAGGTTCCGGTCCTGATCTCCCCCACACAGAAACATAGCCCGGCGGACGTGCACCTTGTCGGTTTGGACTCTCAGGGGAACCGCTTTAAACTGCTGTCTGACCAACAAGCTGACCGGGACAGGCCACGGCTTGTAAAACCCAAGTgtgcccctcctcccccccccaacgTGCGCAGCCTGCAACAGTCCTACAGCGGTGACGGGGAGGAGCAGTTGGCGGGAGTGCCGTCGGAGGTAAACGGGGACACGTTGAAAAGCAACCGATCGGGACGGACGTCGGGGGGAGTGACGATGGGCAGACCGTCAGTGCCGCCACCGCAAGTGCCTCctgcgtcttcctcctccctttcgtCGTCTTGCTCTGCGTCCACCAACACTATTCCCGCAAAAATGGCCAACGGGGCCGCCACCACAgcttcctcacacacagccgCTTCTAAAGTGGCGCTGCGGCGGACGAGGCAGCAGGCCGAGAGGGTGCCCCTGGAGCGGATTAGCCGCGAGGCCCTGCTCGAATGTGCCAAGTACCTGAGCAGTGCCCTCCATGCCAGCTCCGAAAGCCCTGCGAGTAGTCAGGTGCTCGACGCTGGTCACCAGCTGCTAGACTACTGCTCAGGTTACGTAGATTGCATCCCACAAATGAGGAACAAATTTGCCTTTCGGGAGGCTGTGGGAAAGCTGGAGCTCAGCCTCCAGGAACTGAGGGCCTCGTCGTCAGGCGGTGGGGGGCTGAGCGGTGTGGGGCCCAACACTGTACTGGACAACCTGCACAGCTGTATTAAAGAGATTAGCGATGTAGTCCAGAGGTAG
- the soat1 gene encoding sterol O-acyltransferase 1 isoform X1, translating into MESGHDSVLRSRCPGIPKFPSFPDLDGTLDGKPSRREDQEDDGDKPATTSNGRIEVEHMISKKLQLKRKAEYLKNDLMRQFDSQVNDFMDSLIEESATLEPAPLPAVFSPPLSDKERNKLRHFRPPHGQGKHFVSRRSLLDELFEVNHIRTIYHMFIALLILFILSTLVVDFIDEGRLVLDFDLLVFAFGQIPLVVCTWLCMFLSVLVVPFALFHLWSQTQSGNHSHPRLCSVLFVSIYLLYQFFALGFLPTYIVVTNSLPPASRFIVIMEQVRLMMKAHSFIRENVPRVLTWAKDKTGPSPVLPQVSQYLYFLFAPTLIYRDKYPRNPVIRWGYVATKLLQVLGSLFYAYYVFVRLCIPQFRSISLQLMDVRATVLCIFNSILPGVLVLFLAFFAFLHCWLNAFAEMLRFADRMFYKDWWNSTSFANYYRTWNVVVHDWLYYYMYRDFLWMSEKRFKPAAMLFVFTVSAVVHEYILAVCFGFFYPVLFCLFMCFGIQYTFIFIFPAVMFNFILHDQRKGPIWNIIMWTSLFLGHGVIICLYSQEWYAQQYCPIKEPSFLELLKPRSWSCQRGPAVD; encoded by the exons ATGGAGAGCGGGCACGACTCTGTCCTGCGGTCTCGGTGCCCCGGCATTCCAAAGTTCCCCTCGTTCCCTGATTTAGATGGGACATTGGATGGGAAACCCAGTCGGAGAGAAGATCAGGAAGACGACGGGGACAAGCCAGCGACGACCAGCAATG GAAGAATTGAAGTGGAACACATGATCAGcaaaaagctgcagctgaagaggaAAGCAGAG TACCTGAAGAATGACCTGATGCGCCAGTTTGACAGTCAGGTTAATGACTTCATGGACAGTCTGATTGAGGAGTCCGCAACTCTGGAGCCGGCCCCTTTACCTGCAGTCTTCTCGCCACCTCTGTCAGACAAGGAGAGGAACAAACTCAG GCACTTTCGGCCTCCCCACGGCCAAGGGAAGCACTTTGTCAGTCGCAGGTCCCTCCTAGA TGAGCTGTTTGAGGTGAACCACATCAGGACTATCTACCACATGTTTATTGCCCTGCTCATTCTCTTCATCCTCAGTACTCTGGTTGTTGATTTCATTGATGAAGGAAG GCTGGTGCTGGACTTCGACTTGCTGGTCTTTGCCTTTGGACAGATCCCTCTGGTGGTGTGCACGTGGCTCTGCATGTTCCTTTCCGTGTTGGTGGTTCCCTTCGCTCTTttccacctgtggtcacagacCCAGTCAGGGAATCACAGCCACCCCAGGTTGTGCAGTGtcctctttgtctccatctACCTGCTCTACCAATTCTTTGCTCTGGGATTCCTGCCTACCTACATCGTAGTGACCAACAGTCTGCCACCCGCTTCCCGCTTCATCGTCATCATGGAACAG GTGCGCCTGATGATGAAAGCCCACTCCTTCATCAGGGAGAATGTACCGAGGGTCCTGACCTGGGCTAAAGACAAAACAG GCCCGTCTCCAGTGTTGCCTCAGGTTTCCCAGTATCTGTACTTCCTCTTTGCCCCCACCCTCATTTACAGAGACAAGTACCCACG AAACCCAGTGATCCGATGGGGATACGTGGCTACAAAGCTACTCCAG GTCCTGGGCAGTCTGTTTTATGCCTATTACGTTTTCGTGCGGCTGTGCATCCCTCAGTTCcgcagcatcagtctgcagctaATGGACGTGAGGGCCACCGTCCTCTGCATCTTTAACTCCATCTTGCCAG GTGTGTTGGTTCTGTTTTTGGCATTCTTTGCCTTTCTTCACTGCTGGCTCAATGCTTTTGCTGAGATGCTCCGCTTTGCCGATAGGATGTTTTATAAG GATTGGTGGAATTCAACTTCTTTTGCCAACTACTACCGCACGTGGAATGTAGTGGTGCACGACTGGCTGTACTACTACATGTACCGGGACTTTCTCTGG ATGTCTGAGAAGCGTTTCAAACCAGCGGCCATGCTGTTTGTGTTCACAGTATCAGCAGTGGTCCACGAGTACATTCTGGCTGTCTGCTTCGGTTTCTTCTATCCCGTACTTTTCTGCCTCTTCATGTGTTTTGGAA TTCAATATaccttcatcttcatttttCCTGCAGTGATGTTCAACTTCATTTTGCACGACCAGAGGAAAGGTCCCATCTGGAACATAATCATGTGGACGTCCCTCTTCCTGGGTCATGGAGTAATCATCTGTCTCTACTCCCAGGAGTGGTACGCCCAGCAGTATTGCCCCATAAAGGAG CCTTCATTCCTGGAGTTACTGAAGCCGCGGTCCTGGAGCTGTCAGCGAGGGCCAGCGGTGGACTGA
- the soat1 gene encoding sterol O-acyltransferase 1 isoform X2, producing MESGHDSVLRSRCPGIPKFPSFPDLDGTLDGKPSRREDQEDDGDKPATTSNGRIEVEHMISKKLQLKRKAEYLKNDLMRQFDSQVNDFMDSLIEESATLEPAPLPAVFSPPLSDKERNKLRHFRPPHGQGKHFVSRRSLLDELFEVNHIRTIYHMFIALLILFILSTLVVDFIDEGRLVLDFDLLVFAFGQIPLVVCTWLCMFLSVLVVPFALFHLWSQTQSGNHSHPRLCSVLFVSIYLLYQFFALGFLPTYIVVTNSLPPASRFIVIMEQVRLMMKAHSFIRENVPRVLTWAKDKTGPSPVLPQVSQYLYFLFAPTLIYRDKYPRNPVIRWGYVATKLLQVLGSLFYAYYVFVRLCIPQFRSISLQLMDVRATVLCIFNSILPGVLVLFLAFFAFLHCWLNAFAEMLRFADRMFYKDWWNSTSFANYYRTWNVVVHDWLYYYMYRDFLWMSEKRFKPAAMLFVFTVSAVVHEYILAVCFGFFYPVLFCLFMCFGMMFNFILHDQRKGPIWNIIMWTSLFLGHGVIICLYSQEWYAQQYCPIKEPSFLELLKPRSWSCQRGPAVD from the exons ATGGAGAGCGGGCACGACTCTGTCCTGCGGTCTCGGTGCCCCGGCATTCCAAAGTTCCCCTCGTTCCCTGATTTAGATGGGACATTGGATGGGAAACCCAGTCGGAGAGAAGATCAGGAAGACGACGGGGACAAGCCAGCGACGACCAGCAATG GAAGAATTGAAGTGGAACACATGATCAGcaaaaagctgcagctgaagaggaAAGCAGAG TACCTGAAGAATGACCTGATGCGCCAGTTTGACAGTCAGGTTAATGACTTCATGGACAGTCTGATTGAGGAGTCCGCAACTCTGGAGCCGGCCCCTTTACCTGCAGTCTTCTCGCCACCTCTGTCAGACAAGGAGAGGAACAAACTCAG GCACTTTCGGCCTCCCCACGGCCAAGGGAAGCACTTTGTCAGTCGCAGGTCCCTCCTAGA TGAGCTGTTTGAGGTGAACCACATCAGGACTATCTACCACATGTTTATTGCCCTGCTCATTCTCTTCATCCTCAGTACTCTGGTTGTTGATTTCATTGATGAAGGAAG GCTGGTGCTGGACTTCGACTTGCTGGTCTTTGCCTTTGGACAGATCCCTCTGGTGGTGTGCACGTGGCTCTGCATGTTCCTTTCCGTGTTGGTGGTTCCCTTCGCTCTTttccacctgtggtcacagacCCAGTCAGGGAATCACAGCCACCCCAGGTTGTGCAGTGtcctctttgtctccatctACCTGCTCTACCAATTCTTTGCTCTGGGATTCCTGCCTACCTACATCGTAGTGACCAACAGTCTGCCACCCGCTTCCCGCTTCATCGTCATCATGGAACAG GTGCGCCTGATGATGAAAGCCCACTCCTTCATCAGGGAGAATGTACCGAGGGTCCTGACCTGGGCTAAAGACAAAACAG GCCCGTCTCCAGTGTTGCCTCAGGTTTCCCAGTATCTGTACTTCCTCTTTGCCCCCACCCTCATTTACAGAGACAAGTACCCACG AAACCCAGTGATCCGATGGGGATACGTGGCTACAAAGCTACTCCAG GTCCTGGGCAGTCTGTTTTATGCCTATTACGTTTTCGTGCGGCTGTGCATCCCTCAGTTCcgcagcatcagtctgcagctaATGGACGTGAGGGCCACCGTCCTCTGCATCTTTAACTCCATCTTGCCAG GTGTGTTGGTTCTGTTTTTGGCATTCTTTGCCTTTCTTCACTGCTGGCTCAATGCTTTTGCTGAGATGCTCCGCTTTGCCGATAGGATGTTTTATAAG GATTGGTGGAATTCAACTTCTTTTGCCAACTACTACCGCACGTGGAATGTAGTGGTGCACGACTGGCTGTACTACTACATGTACCGGGACTTTCTCTGG ATGTCTGAGAAGCGTTTCAAACCAGCGGCCATGCTGTTTGTGTTCACAGTATCAGCAGTGGTCCACGAGTACATTCTGGCTGTCTGCTTCGGTTTCTTCTATCCCGTACTTTTCTGCCTCTTCATGTGTTTTGGAA TGATGTTCAACTTCATTTTGCACGACCAGAGGAAAGGTCCCATCTGGAACATAATCATGTGGACGTCCCTCTTCCTGGGTCATGGAGTAATCATCTGTCTCTACTCCCAGGAGTGGTACGCCCAGCAGTATTGCCCCATAAAGGAG CCTTCATTCCTGGAGTTACTGAAGCCGCGGTCCTGGAGCTGTCAGCGAGGGCCAGCGGTGGACTGA
- the soat1 gene encoding sterol O-acyltransferase 1 isoform X3 has translation MRQFDSQVNDFMDSLIEESATLEPAPLPAVFSPPLSDKERNKLRHFRPPHGQGKHFVSRRSLLDELFEVNHIRTIYHMFIALLILFILSTLVVDFIDEGRLVLDFDLLVFAFGQIPLVVCTWLCMFLSVLVVPFALFHLWSQTQSGNHSHPRLCSVLFVSIYLLYQFFALGFLPTYIVVTNSLPPASRFIVIMEQVRLMMKAHSFIRENVPRVLTWAKDKTGPSPVLPQVSQYLYFLFAPTLIYRDKYPRNPVIRWGYVATKLLQVLGSLFYAYYVFVRLCIPQFRSISLQLMDVRATVLCIFNSILPGVLVLFLAFFAFLHCWLNAFAEMLRFADRMFYKDWWNSTSFANYYRTWNVVVHDWLYYYMYRDFLWMSEKRFKPAAMLFVFTVSAVVHEYILAVCFGFFYPVLFCLFMCFGIQYTFIFIFPAVMFNFILHDQRKGPIWNIIMWTSLFLGHGVIICLYSQEWYAQQYCPIKEPSFLELLKPRSWSCQRGPAVD, from the exons ATGCGCCAGTTTGACAGTCAGGTTAATGACTTCATGGACAGTCTGATTGAGGAGTCCGCAACTCTGGAGCCGGCCCCTTTACCTGCAGTCTTCTCGCCACCTCTGTCAGACAAGGAGAGGAACAAACTCAG GCACTTTCGGCCTCCCCACGGCCAAGGGAAGCACTTTGTCAGTCGCAGGTCCCTCCTAGA TGAGCTGTTTGAGGTGAACCACATCAGGACTATCTACCACATGTTTATTGCCCTGCTCATTCTCTTCATCCTCAGTACTCTGGTTGTTGATTTCATTGATGAAGGAAG GCTGGTGCTGGACTTCGACTTGCTGGTCTTTGCCTTTGGACAGATCCCTCTGGTGGTGTGCACGTGGCTCTGCATGTTCCTTTCCGTGTTGGTGGTTCCCTTCGCTCTTttccacctgtggtcacagacCCAGTCAGGGAATCACAGCCACCCCAGGTTGTGCAGTGtcctctttgtctccatctACCTGCTCTACCAATTCTTTGCTCTGGGATTCCTGCCTACCTACATCGTAGTGACCAACAGTCTGCCACCCGCTTCCCGCTTCATCGTCATCATGGAACAG GTGCGCCTGATGATGAAAGCCCACTCCTTCATCAGGGAGAATGTACCGAGGGTCCTGACCTGGGCTAAAGACAAAACAG GCCCGTCTCCAGTGTTGCCTCAGGTTTCCCAGTATCTGTACTTCCTCTTTGCCCCCACCCTCATTTACAGAGACAAGTACCCACG AAACCCAGTGATCCGATGGGGATACGTGGCTACAAAGCTACTCCAG GTCCTGGGCAGTCTGTTTTATGCCTATTACGTTTTCGTGCGGCTGTGCATCCCTCAGTTCcgcagcatcagtctgcagctaATGGACGTGAGGGCCACCGTCCTCTGCATCTTTAACTCCATCTTGCCAG GTGTGTTGGTTCTGTTTTTGGCATTCTTTGCCTTTCTTCACTGCTGGCTCAATGCTTTTGCTGAGATGCTCCGCTTTGCCGATAGGATGTTTTATAAG GATTGGTGGAATTCAACTTCTTTTGCCAACTACTACCGCACGTGGAATGTAGTGGTGCACGACTGGCTGTACTACTACATGTACCGGGACTTTCTCTGG ATGTCTGAGAAGCGTTTCAAACCAGCGGCCATGCTGTTTGTGTTCACAGTATCAGCAGTGGTCCACGAGTACATTCTGGCTGTCTGCTTCGGTTTCTTCTATCCCGTACTTTTCTGCCTCTTCATGTGTTTTGGAA TTCAATATaccttcatcttcatttttCCTGCAGTGATGTTCAACTTCATTTTGCACGACCAGAGGAAAGGTCCCATCTGGAACATAATCATGTGGACGTCCCTCTTCCTGGGTCATGGAGTAATCATCTGTCTCTACTCCCAGGAGTGGTACGCCCAGCAGTATTGCCCCATAAAGGAG CCTTCATTCCTGGAGTTACTGAAGCCGCGGTCCTGGAGCTGTCAGCGAGGGCCAGCGGTGGACTGA